In a single window of the Arachis hypogaea cultivar Tifrunner chromosome 6, arahy.Tifrunner.gnm2.J5K5, whole genome shotgun sequence genome:
- the LOC112696942 gene encoding 5-methyltetrahydropteroyltriglutamate--homocysteine methyltransferase, giving the protein MASHIVGYPRMGPKRELKFALESFWDGKSSAEDLKKVAADLRASIWKQMADAGIKYIPSNTFSYYDQVLDATATLGAVPPRYGWTGGEIGFDTYFSMARGNATVPAMEMTKWFDTNYHFIVPELGPEVKFTYASHKAVEEYKEAKALGVETVPVLIGPVSYLLLSKPAKGVEKTFSLLSLLPKVLAVYKEVIADLKAAGATWIQFDEPTLVLDLDAHKLQAFTDAYAELAPVLSGLNVLIETYFADIPAETYKTLTSLNGVTAYGFDLVRGTQTIDLIKGGFPSGKYLFAGVVDGRNIWANDLAGSLSTLHALEGIVGKDKLVVSTSCSLLHTAVDLVNETKLDDEIKSWLAFAAQKVVEVNALAHALAGHKNEAFFSANAAAQASRKSSPRVTNEAVQKAAAALKGSDHRRATNVSARLDAQQKKLNLPILPTTTIGSFPQTPELRRVRREFKAGKISEEEYVTSIKEEIRKVVELQEELDIDVLVHGEPERNDMVEYFGEQLSGFAFTVNGWVQSYGSRCVKPPIIYGDVSRPKPMTVFWSSAAQSMTKRPMKGMLTGPVTILNWSFVRNDQPRSETTYQIALAIKDEVEDLEKAGINVIQIDEAALREGLPLRKSEQAHYLDWAVHAFRITNVGVQDTTQIHTHMCYSNFNDIIHSIIDMDADVITIENSRSDEKLLSVFREGVKYGAGIGPGVYDIHSPRIPPTEEIADRINKMLAVLEKNILWVNPDCGLKTRKYTEVKPALTNMVAAAKLIRNELAK; this is encoded by the exons ATGGCTTCGCATATTGTTGGATACCCTCGCATGGGCCCCAAGAGAGAGCTCAAGTTCGCTCTTGAGTCCTTCTGGGATGGCAAGAGCAGCGCCGAGGATTTGAAGAAGGTTGCTGCTGATCTCAGGGCATCCATCTGGAAACAGATGGCAGATGCCGGGATCAAGTACATCCCCAGCAATACTTTCTCTTACTACGACCAGGTTCTGGATGCCACTGCCACCCTTGGTGCCGTCCCTCCCCGTTATGGCTGGACCGGCGGTGAGATCGGGTTTGACACCTACTTTTCTATGGCCAGGGGTAACGCCACCGTCCCTGCAATGGAGATGACCAAGTGGTTCGACACCAACTA CCACTTCATTGTCCCTGAGTTGGGCCCCGAAGTGAAGTTCACATATGCCTCCCACAAGGCAGTTGAAGAGTACAAGGAGGCCAAGGCG CTTGGAGTTGAAACTGTCCCAGTCCTCATTGGCCCAGTTTCATACTTGTTGCTCTCCAAGCCTGCCAAGGGTGTTGAGAAGACCTTCTCTCTCCTCTCACTTCTCCCCAAGGTCCTCGCTGTCTACAA GGAAGTCATTGCTGACCTTAAGGCAGCTGGAGCTACATGGATCCAATTTGATGAGCCTACCCTTGTGTTGGACCTTGATGCTCACAAGTTGCAAGCATTTACTGATGCATATGCAGAACTTGCACCTGTTCTCTCTGGCTTGAATGTTCTTATTGAGACCTACTTTGCTGACATCCCTGCTGAGACATACAAGACCCTTACATCTCTGAATGGTGTCACCGCATATGGATTTGATTTGGTCCGTGGAACTCAGACTATTGATTTGATCAAGGGTGGATTCCCCAGTGGAAAATACCTCTTTGCTGGAGTTGTTGATGGAAGGAACATTTGGGCTAATGATCTTGCTGGTTCTCTCAGCACACTGCATGCTCTTGAAGGCATTGTCGGCAAAG ATAAGCTTGTTGTATCCACCTCCTGCTCACTTCTTCACACTGCTGTTGATCTTGTTAATGAGACCAAGTTGGATGATGAGATCAAGTCATGGCTAGCTTTTGCAGCCCAAAAAGTTGTTGAAGTAAATGCTTTAGCTCATGCATTGGCTGGTCACAAGAACGAG GCCTTCTTCTCTGCCAACGCTGCCGCCCAAGCTTCAAGAAAGTCATCCCCAAGAGTGACCAATGAAGCTGTTCAGAAGGCT GCTGCTGCATTGAAGGGTTCTGACCATCGTCGTGCCACTAACGTCAGTGCCAGATTGGATGCTCAACAAAAGAAGCTTAACCTTCCAATCCTCCCAACTACCACCATTGGATCCTTCCCTCAGACCCCCGAGTTGAGGAGGGTGCGTCGTGAATTCAAGGCTGGAAA GATCTCTGAGGAAGAATATGTTACATCAATCAAGGAGGAAATCCGCAAAGTTGTTGAACTCCAAGAAGAGCTTGATATTGATGTCTTGGTCCATGGAGAGCCTGAG AGGAATGATATGGTTGAGTACTTTGGAGAGCAGTTGTCAGGTTTTGCCTTCACTGTTAACGGGTGGGTGCAATCCTATGGATCTCGCTGTGTGAAGCCACCAATCATTTATGGTGATGTGAGCCGCCCCAAGCCAATGACAGTCTTCTGGTCATCCGCTGCTCAGAGCATGACCAAACGCCCAATGAAGGGAATGCTTACTGGCCCAGTCACCATTCTCAACTGGTCCTTTGTCAGAAACGACCAGCCAAG ATCGGAGACCACCTACCAGATTGCTTTGGCCATCAAGGATGAAGTCGAAGACCTTGAGAAGGCTGGCATTAATGTTATCCAAATTGATGAGGCTGCTTTGCGTGAGGGTCTCCCATTGAGGAAGTCAGAGCAAGCTCATTACTTGGACTGGGCCGTCCACGCCTTCAGAATCACCAACGTCGGTGTTCAGGATACCACCCAG ATCCACACCCACATGTGCTACTCCAACTTCAACGATATTATTCACTCCATCATTGACATGGATGCTGATGTTATCACCATTGAGAACTCTCGTTCTGATGAGAAGCTTCTTTCAGTGTTCCGTGAAGGAGTTAAGTATGGTGCCGGTATTGGCCCAGGTGTGTATGACATCCATTCCCCAAGGATTCCACCAACCGAGGAGATTGCCGACAGGATCAACAAGATGCTTGCAGTGCTGGAGAAGAACATCTTGTGGGTCAACCCTGACTGTGGTCTCAAGACCCGTAAGTACACTGAGGTGAAGCCAGCCCTCACCAACATGGTTGCTGCTGCCAAACTTATCCGCAACGAGCTTGCCAAGTGA